A stretch of the Clostridium botulinum genome encodes the following:
- a CDS encoding transposase produces MKVVSRDASITYKNAISKAHPSAMQISDRFHMLKNFTEYCK; encoded by the coding sequence ATTAAAGTAGTTTCTAGAGATGCTTCTATTACATATAAAAATGCTATTTCTAAAGCTCATCCATCTGCGATGCAGATTAGTGATAGATTTCATATGCTTAAAAATTTTACGGAGTATTGTAAATAA
- a CDS encoding YjdF family protein, with amino-acid sequence MDKTSSKLTVFFEKPFWVGLFERETDDKYEVCKIVFGAEPKDYEVYDFILKSWYKLRFSKIIEVERIAEKLINPKRMQRKIKKKLKNVGSGTKAQQALKLQYEQGKLERRTRSREQREEKRERKFELRQEKRKEKHRGH; translated from the coding sequence ATGGATAAAACTTCATCAAAACTGACAGTGTTTTTTGAGAAACCTTTTTGGGTGGGGCTCTTTGAACGTGAAACAGATGATAAATATGAAGTATGTAAAATTGTTTTTGGAGCAGAACCAAAAGATTATGAGGTGTATGACTTTATTCTGAAAAGCTGGTATAAGTTGCGATTTAGTAAAATCATAGAAGTTGAACGAATAGCTGAGAAGCTTATCAATCCTAAACGTATGCAGCGTAAAATAAAAAAGAAATTAAAGAATGTTGGGAGCGGAACAAAAGCGCAACAAGCGTTAAAACTTCAATACGAGCAAGGAAAGCTGGAGCGTAGAACTCGTTCTCGTGAACAGCGAGAGGAAAAGAGAGAGCGAAAGTTTGAATTGCGACAAGAAAAACGTAAAGAAAAACACAGAGGACATTAG